Proteins co-encoded in one Syntrophorhabdaceae bacterium genomic window:
- the gpmA gene encoding 2,3-diphosphoglycerate-dependent phosphoglycerate mutase, producing the protein MMQVVLLRHGESQWNLENRFTGWTDVDLSERGVEEARKAGEILKKEGFLFDVAFTSVLKRAIRTLWITLEEMDLMWIPEIKSWRLNERHYGALQGLNKAETAKAYGEKQVHVWRRSYDIPPPALELCDTRYPGQEGKYEAVAKDEIPLCESLKDTVERFLPYWHDSIVPTIRQGKRVIIVAHGNSLRALVKHLDNVSDEEIPELNIPTGVPLVYQFDNDLKPISHRYLADVSELEKALKKVTDQGKAEG; encoded by the coding sequence ATGATGCAGGTGGTTCTGTTGAGGCATGGAGAAAGCCAGTGGAACCTGGAGAACAGGTTCACCGGGTGGACCGACGTCGATCTTTCGGAGCGGGGAGTTGAGGAGGCACGAAAGGCGGGGGAGATTCTCAAGAAAGAAGGATTCCTCTTTGATGTGGCATTTACATCGGTCTTGAAGAGGGCGATAAGGACCCTCTGGATTACACTCGAAGAAATGGACCTGATGTGGATACCGGAGATCAAATCGTGGAGGCTTAACGAGAGGCACTATGGGGCACTCCAGGGGCTTAATAAAGCTGAAACCGCAAAAGCCTATGGAGAAAAACAGGTTCATGTCTGGAGGAGAAGTTACGACATCCCCCCTCCTGCGCTCGAACTTTGCGACACAAGGTATCCGGGACAAGAAGGGAAGTATGAAGCGGTCGCCAAAGACGAAATACCCCTGTGCGAAAGCCTCAAAGATACGGTGGAGAGGTTTCTTCCCTATTGGCACGATTCTATAGTGCCTACCATCCGCCAGGGGAAAAGGGTCATAATCGTCGCCCATGGAAATAGCCTGCGGGCTCTGGTGAAGCACCTGGACAACGTGTCCGATGAGGAGATACCGGAATTGAACATCCCCACCGGGGTTCCGCTCGTTTACCAATTCGATAATGACCTTAAACCTATATCTCACAGGTACCTCGCCGACGTGAGCGAGTTGGAGAAGGCGCTCAAAAAGGTGACCGACCAGGGTAAGGCCGAAGGATAA